A genomic region of Apus apus isolate bApuApu2 chromosome 24, bApuApu2.pri.cur, whole genome shotgun sequence contains the following coding sequences:
- the LOC127393894 gene encoding calcium/calmodulin-dependent protein kinase type IV-like isoform X1 — MRHRPGGTRLRPAAAPQLPLAGAGGPRPTMPSSNTGTEYWIDGSRREAALEEFYVVGPELGRGATSVVFSCEEKSTGAPYAAKILKKTIDKKIVRTEIGVLLRLSHPNIIKLKEIFETASEIALVLELVTGGELFDRIVERGFYSERDAAHVVKQILEAVSYLHENGVVHRDLKPENLLYADLSPDAPLKIGDFGLSKIVDEQDTMKTVCGTPGYCAPEILHGCPYGPEVDMWSVGVITYILLCGFEPFFDPRGDQYMYGRILTCDYEFVSPWWDEVSLNAKDLVRKLIVLDPQKRLTVHQALEHPWVTGKAVKFAHMDSTQKKLQEFNARRKLKAAMKAVVASSRLGNHGHHDCSRSGRSQQGGPPGTRLSQGTGTTSPEATTTPEELEAFRSDVPAVPKVPVPGAGGRS; from the exons ATGAGGCACCGCCCGGGGGGGACACGGCTCCGTCCCGCAGCCGCGCCGCAGCTACCG CTGGCGGGAGCCGGCGGCCCCCGGCCCACCATGCCCTCCTCCAACACCGGCACCGAGTACTGGATCGACGGCTCCCGACGGGAGGCGGCCCTGGAGGAGTTCTACGTCGTGGGCCCTGAGCTGGGACG GGGAGCCACCTCAGTGGTGTTCAGCTGCGAGGAGAAGAGCACTGGAGCCCCATATGCTGCCAAGATACTGAAGAAGACA ATCGACAAAAAGATCGTGAGGACAGAGATCGGGGTCCTGCTGCGGCTCTCGCACCCCAACATC ATCAAGCTGAAGGAGATCTTCGAGACTGCCTCCGAGATCGCCCTCGTCCTGGAGCTGGTGACAGGAGGAGAGCTCTTCGACAG GATCGTGGAGAGGGGCTTCTACAGCGAGCGGGACGCGGCCCACGTCGTCAAGCAGATCCTGGAGGCTGTTTCG TATCTGCATGAAAACGGAGTCGTCCACCGGGACCTGAAGCCGGAGAACCTGCTCTACGCAGACCTGTCCCCCGACGCTCCCCTTAAAATCG GTGACTTCGGGCTCTCCAAGATCGTGGATGAACAGGACACCATGAAAACCGTCTGCGGGACGCCGGGGTACTGCG CCCCCGAAATCCTCCACGGGTGCCCGTACGGCCCCGAAGTCGACATGTGGTCCGTGGGCGTCATCACCTACATCCT GCTCTGCGGCTTCGAGCCCTTCTTCGACCCCCGCGGGGACCAGTACATGTACGGCCGCATCCTCACCTGCGACTACGAGTTTGTGTCCCCGTGGTGGGACGAGGTTTCCCTCAACGCCAAGGACCTG GTGAGAAAATTGATCGTCTTGGACCCCCAGAAGAGACTGACTGTCCACCAGGCTCTGGAGCACCCCTGGGTCACTGGGAAGGCTGTGAAGTTTGCTCACATGGACAGCACGCAGAAGAAACTGCAGGAATTTAACGCCCGGCGGAAGCTGAAG GCTGCCATGAAAGCCGTGGTGGCCTCCAGCCGCCTGGGCAACCACGGCCACCACGACTGCTCCCGCAGCGGGCGCAGCCAGCAGGGGGGTCCCCCTGGCACCCGCCTGTCCCAGGGGACAGGGACCACCAGCCCTGAAGCCACCACCACCCCCGAGGAGCTCGAGGCCTTCCGGAGCGACGTCCCCGCTGTGCCCAAGGTGCCCGTGCCCGGTGCCGGCGGCAGGAGCTGa
- the LOC127393894 gene encoding calcium/calmodulin-dependent protein kinase type IV-like isoform X2, whose amino-acid sequence MRHRPGGTRLRPAAAPQLPLAGAGGPRPTMPSSNTGTEYWIDGSRREAALEEFYVVGPELGRGATSVVFSCEEKSTGAPYAAKILKKTIDKKIVRTEIGVLLRLSHPNIIKLKEIFETASEIALVLELVTGGELFDRIVERGFYSERDAAHVVKQILEAVSYLHENGVVHRDLKPENLLYADLSPDAPLKIGDFGLSKIVDEQDTMKTVCGTPGYCAPEILHGCPYGPEVDMWSVGVITYILLCGFEPFFDPRGDQYMYGRILTCDYEFVSPWWDEVSLNAKDLVRKLIVLDPQKRLTVHQALEHPWVTGKAVKFAHMDSTQKKLQEFNARRKLKAVSCRGD is encoded by the exons ATGAGGCACCGCCCGGGGGGGACACGGCTCCGTCCCGCAGCCGCGCCGCAGCTACCG CTGGCGGGAGCCGGCGGCCCCCGGCCCACCATGCCCTCCTCCAACACCGGCACCGAGTACTGGATCGACGGCTCCCGACGGGAGGCGGCCCTGGAGGAGTTCTACGTCGTGGGCCCTGAGCTGGGACG GGGAGCCACCTCAGTGGTGTTCAGCTGCGAGGAGAAGAGCACTGGAGCCCCATATGCTGCCAAGATACTGAAGAAGACA ATCGACAAAAAGATCGTGAGGACAGAGATCGGGGTCCTGCTGCGGCTCTCGCACCCCAACATC ATCAAGCTGAAGGAGATCTTCGAGACTGCCTCCGAGATCGCCCTCGTCCTGGAGCTGGTGACAGGAGGAGAGCTCTTCGACAG GATCGTGGAGAGGGGCTTCTACAGCGAGCGGGACGCGGCCCACGTCGTCAAGCAGATCCTGGAGGCTGTTTCG TATCTGCATGAAAACGGAGTCGTCCACCGGGACCTGAAGCCGGAGAACCTGCTCTACGCAGACCTGTCCCCCGACGCTCCCCTTAAAATCG GTGACTTCGGGCTCTCCAAGATCGTGGATGAACAGGACACCATGAAAACCGTCTGCGGGACGCCGGGGTACTGCG CCCCCGAAATCCTCCACGGGTGCCCGTACGGCCCCGAAGTCGACATGTGGTCCGTGGGCGTCATCACCTACATCCT GCTCTGCGGCTTCGAGCCCTTCTTCGACCCCCGCGGGGACCAGTACATGTACGGCCGCATCCTCACCTGCGACTACGAGTTTGTGTCCCCGTGGTGGGACGAGGTTTCCCTCAACGCCAAGGACCTG GTGAGAAAATTGATCGTCTTGGACCCCCAGAAGAGACTGACTGTCCACCAGGCTCTGGAGCACCCCTGGGTCACTGGGAAGGCTGTGAAGTTTGCTCACATGGACAGCACGCAGAAGAAACTGCAGGAATTTAACGCCCGGCGGAAGCTGAAG GCAGTGAGTTGTCGTGGTGACTGA